TTACGGGATCATTTGGATAATCCGCGGGTTCAAGTCGTGTTAAATAAGGACGGGAGTCCCCTGGTCCGGTTGTTTGATGCGAATGGAAAAGCCCTGTGGGAAAAGCCATAACCTATTAAGCATATTTTTCATTACAATTTTTTCCTGATTTCAGGACTATCATGTCCCGGCATAGGGCATAAAAGAAGGAGACCAATGTCTACCGATTCAACATGTATGCACACGACCAGGATGAAGCGACTGTTCCTCACGGGAATCCTATTATTGATCGCCGGCAGCTTTTTGGGGATGGTATATGCCGCGGATCAGGACAACCCCAAAAGCTGGAAGGCAGTGCCGGGCCCGAAAGAGCTGGTTCCGGACATTGGTCCTCCGGCCGTCGTTAAGGACTGGCAACGTGCCTATCCACAGTATCAACCCGTCGGAAAAGGCGATACGGAAGAGGCTCCGGACGCGAAGCCGGGGACACCCAATCCTCCGGATATTCATACATTGGGTGGCCGGACCCCTAGTTCATTTGTGTTTGATCTGAGTCCCAAGGATCCACTTGAGAAGGTGATTGAGCGGGAACGCCAGCAACGATCAAAGATCAACACCCAACAGCAACAATTGCTTGAGGAGCGGTATGACTTGTCCCCGCAATTTGTCGAAGGGGTCACGATGACGCGAGGGAAGCCCATCCCCAAGGGGCCCACCGCTCGCTTACCGAAGGGCCTCAATTTTGAACAGCTCGGCAAAATGCCTCCGGAAGAGATAAAGGCCAAAGATCTCTTCCCCTACCTGCCGTTGCCGCATCCGCTTCATTCAACAGGCGGCATGGTGTTTCCGTCGATGATGACGGATATTCATCCTGAGCGTGAACGGTTTGATGTTCTTCATGATGTGCCGGATCATTTTTTGCCGGAATTTCCACCTCCTCTGTTTTTAACAAGCCGTCCGGACTTAGGCGATGTCTCACAAGGTCAGGAAATCACCAATGAAAATTTCTATGCGTTGTTCGATGGCATTCTCTCGCCCGTGCAGTTTGACGGGGTTCGATTACTGGTCGAAAAAATTCCCCAACAGCAATTTAATGCGACTGACGACCGGAAAACGATTGCGCCCAGCCGGGGGGTTTCCTGTTTTGATTGCCATGTGAACGGGCATACCAATGGCGCCATACATTTGAATCCGGATAACCGGCCTCAATTCTCACGGTTTCGCATCGAAACGCCGACCCTACGCGGCGTCAATATCCAGGAGGTCTTTGGATCCAAGCGAGCCTTGGCGTCCGTTGAGGATTTCTCCGAATTTGAAAACCGGTCTGCCTATTTCGATCATGATCTGGCGACAGCCGAAAAAAAAGGACGTCGTGATTTGACCCGAACGGAAGTGATGAAAATGGCTCAGTTTCAGAAGCTTGTCGATTTTCCCCCTGCGCCGAAGTTAGACCTTTTTGGCCGATTGAATTCTCAAAAAGCCAGCGAAAAAGAATTGCGAGGTGAAGCGCTCTTTTTTGGGAAAGCGAAATGTGTGGCCTGCCATACTGCTCCGTATTTTACGGATAACCTGATGCATGACTTGCGGGTGGAACGGTTTTATCATGGCCGGGCAGAGGGATCTATTAAAACGTTTCCCCTTCGGGGAATCAAAGATTCCCCACCCTATCTCCATGACGGTCGCCTCCTGACTCTCGAAGACACGGTAGAGTTTTTTGCCCTAGTCACCGGAGTCCAGTTGACCACAGAAGAAAAAGCGGATCTCTCCGCTTATCTTCGAGCCTTGTAAGGCGAAGATTTTCAAGTGAAGGATTGATGAGTTCGGTGTTGGATTCTCTTAAGGAGCATGCCCCATGAAACAACCGGCCCATGCCGATCAGGTCTTTATCCTATCCTTGTGCTGCCTGGGATTCATGGTTGCTTTAGCATTGCCCCTGGTTGAACCGGCCTTGGGGGATAGTGGTCAGGATACATCCTCCGGTGGCATTCAATCCGATGACCACTCAAAAAATCCGTCCGGTGAAGATTCCCCCCTCATAGGGGGAGGTGTCCGGATCCCCCCCGACATCGGCGCTTCAGGTACCTCATCTTCCACTCCTCCGGTTCGAACCGAATCACCCACAGACGAACCTGACATTCTTCCGGATGCCTCACCTGTTCCCACCGATCCCTCAATTCCTGAAAAGGCTCCGGTCAAAGAGAGTGAGCCGTTAGGACAACCCAAACAGCTTGAAAAGACGCCCGAAAAAATGGAACGCTTTTGAGCGTTGTCTGTGTGCCGGGAGAAAGGCCGATTTGTTGTTGGAAATTTTGAAGCCGTACTCCCTTTCTCCAGATTACATATAGAAAACCAATGAGAGTCAAATGGTTGTCTCTGTGCTGAGCATATTGATGATTTCTCGTATGGAGGAGAAAGATGTTGGGACTCTTTATCTAATCTAATGTGGGATCGATCCATAAACGAATGCGGACATTTCTCGCTCCGGCTTCGTAGGCGTTTTCCACCGCATCCACAATTTCCCCTCGATTCTCGACTCTTCCAGAGAGTGTGACGATCCCGTTTCGAGCTTCAACACGAATGGGAACAGAATTCACAAATGGGCTCCAATACAGCTCCTCTTCAACCGCTTCTTTCAATTCCTCATCGGTCATCTTTTTCCATGGGAAGTTTTGGTTTTTGATGCGGAGTTGATTATTGACATTCGTGGCTCCGGCGTCATAGGCGATTTCGACCACATCCACCAAGGCATCCTGATCTTCGACATATCCTGAGAGTACTGTTTCGCCCTGTCCCACGTGAACCGTGATCTCACCATTCTTATATGGACTGGCTTCCAAGCGCCGTTGAATGCGATATTTTATTTCTTCGTCTGGCAACACAGAGGTCTTGTCGGCGGATAGCGGATCATGTGCTTCTGGAGTAATGGCTTCGTCAAATCCTGTTGCAGGGACAGCCAGGATCTGGCCATGGGTTTGTTCCATCATGGCTACGATGAATAATGAACACATCATCCATACGCATACCAGTAAATGTTTGCATGGGGAGTTCATAGGCACCTCCAGAACGATTTGGCCATTCTCCGATTGGCCAGGAAAAGCTCTCACTCCGATTTATTCCGGCAGCCGCCATGTCCGGTGTGATGGCAGAGAGCAGACAACGGCTTATCAAAACATATCAAAATGAGAAAAAAGGAAACCTGGATTAAACCCTGGGTGTTCGAGCAATTTTCAAGGAGAAGTGTAAAGGAGAATTGTAGATGAGAGGATCGTGAGGAAAAACCCGGGTCCCTCTGGGGGAAAAATCAAGGAAATCGTTTCCTGACGCGCAATCGTTCATCCGCAGATGCAGAATTTTCTCTTTTCCTCTTGAGCGGTCAGGAACATGTTCCCGATGCCAGAGTGGTCAATCGGGGCTTCACCATGCCAGCTATGTATTTAATCATCTCTATTAGCGGGTTTTTGGGTGGTTTCGTGGGTGGCATGAATGAGCTGAACCGCTTTTTCGGGATCACTTTCCGCTGCAAATGTTTCTGCGGCCGTCAGGAGCATCTCGGATTGTACCAATTGACTGTTTGAACCCTGGTTTGAGTGAGACTTGAGGAGTTTGAGGATATGGGTGGCTTTTAATGCCTGATCAAGCTGATTATCGTCAAGCAACCGATGGATTTCCTGAAGAATGTGTGTATCGATGTTCGAAAAGGAGAGGTCCTTCTCCGTTTCAGCGTCAGGCGAGGTGTTTGGCGATTGGGAAATCCATTGAATCGCCTCAGGAGAGAGAGTGAAGCGATCATGGCGAATGGTTTCAATAAGAAACCGCAATACCTTCCACGCATGAATGGTGAGATCTTCGACTTTTTTCATGCCGAGTGTGGATTGAAGAGCCGATACTTCTTTGCTCATGTCATCGGATATCGTGAATTGGATTTCCATGTTTAACATGCCTTTCACATGCCACTGTTACTTCTCATCACATCACTTCAAGATATCGCAGGAAAGAGCGGGAAGGCGACTGGGGAAAACCCTGGCCGTAAGCCTTTTTTTGATCCCATCCTTCAAGAAGGAGGTTCAAGGGTTTTTCCCAGTTACGCTGTTTTGTGTTTCCGCCTATATTTGGCTCCTAGAAAAGGGTTGGAGCCGATTGTTGGATTTGTGTTGGGGGACCTTATGCGCATGAAAACCAGTAATGATTATCCGGTCAAAGATTTCAAGCTCAAGGGATTGAACGGTATTTCAGATAAAACGTTAGAGATGCATTTGAAGCTTTACGAAGGCTACGTGAAAGCCACCAACTCTCTTTCCAGACAAATCGGGGAGTTTTTGATCGATGGGCAGGTGGATCAGGAGGAAATGCCGGCCTACTCCGAACTCACCCGGCGGCTGGGATTTGAATATAATGGCATGGTGCTCCATGAATTGTATTTTCAAAATATGACCTCCCAGGCGTCCAAATCGCCCCAAGGACAGGATTCCCTGCTGAAAGCTCTTGAAGGCAGCTTTGGGAGTTTTGAGACCTGGAAAACGGATTTTTCAAGCGTGGGGAAGATGCGCGGAGTCGGCTGGGCTGTGTGCAATCTCAATCCGGAAAACGGCAGGATCTCCAATCATTGGATCAGCCTTCATGAATTCGGCAATATTGCAGGTTTTCGTCCTATTTTAGTGATGGATGTGTGGGAACATGCGTATTTGTTGGATTTTCAACCGTCGGAACGAGGCAAATACATTGATCATTTCCTTTCCCAAGTACATTGGGATGTTGTGGCCAAACGTCTAGAGGGGCGATTATGAACAACGCCATATACCATGGCTGGTGCCTGCCTAGTGTTGATGTTCGTGATACCTCTCCAATCCCGAACCCCGATCCTAACCCCAACCCGGACCCTTTCCCTAATCCTGGACCTCTTCCAAACCCTATGCCTGACCCACCGCAGCCTCCCACTCCTCCTCCAACACGTCCCCCCGTACCCAAAATTCCTTCACTTTCCCTTTCCTTATTGGAATTCGTATCTTTATGATGCTTGGATTTGCGGATCCACAACATAGCAAGACTGAAGTTGTCAAAGCGCGTTGGTAAAACATAGAGTTTTGCCAAATTGGAATCAATTGGGCGGTTTATTGTAGACTTATCTGCATGATTCTTTCATAATGTCACTCCTAGATTTCATAATAACAATTTATCTTTAATTCTTTTTTTACATGAGCAAAGCGCGGGTACTCTTAGCTGAAGATCACGTTCTGGTTAGTGAGGGGCTGACCAAACTACTGGAAGCTGATTTCACATTGGTGGGGACTGTTGTCGACGGTCATGCATTAGTGAAAGCCGTCAAGAAACATACACCGGACATTGCGATCATTGATATTTCACTGCCGCTATTGAATGGGTTGGAAGCCGCCCGACAAATAAAAAAATGTGAACCCCAAACAAAATTAATTTTTCTCACTATGCATTCCGAGGAACATTTTGTCCATGAGGCCTTCAAGGCCGGTGGGGTGGGGTATATTTTAAAACAATCTGCGACAGCAGAATTAGTGTTTGCGATTAAGGAGGTGTATCAGGGGCGCACCTACGTTTCTCCTTCTATTGCCCAGGGTCTGGTCAGTCAAGCACTGAACCCCTCTGCTAATTCGAAAAAACCCCCTCAGGCAGAGACTCCCGCATTGACTCAACGACAGGTGGAAATCCTTCAATTGGTTGCTGAAGGAAAATCCAATAAAGACATTGCGATCATTTTAAATTTGGCCGTCAAAACCGTGGAATTTCATAAGACACGTGTCATGCAGGTCTTAGGACTCAAAACGGCCTCCGAACTTACGAAATATGCCATTTCCAATGGAATTATTTCTGTGTAACAGCTGGTCGAGTCCTTTGGATTCATTCTTTTCCTCCCGTAGCCTTTTTCAGCTCCTTTCA
Above is a window of Candidatus Nitrospira neomarina DNA encoding:
- a CDS encoding BON domain-containing protein, with protein sequence MNSPCKHLLVCVWMMCSLFIVAMMEQTHGQILAVPATGFDEAITPEAHDPLSADKTSVLPDEEIKYRIQRRLEASPYKNGEITVHVGQGETVLSGYVEDQDALVDVVEIAYDAGATNVNNQLRIKNQNFPWKKMTDEELKEAVEEELYWSPFVNSVPIRVEARNGIVTLSGRVENRGEIVDAVENAYEAGARNVRIRLWIDPTLD
- a CDS encoding superoxide dismutase; protein product: MKTSNDYPVKDFKLKGLNGISDKTLEMHLKLYEGYVKATNSLSRQIGEFLIDGQVDQEEMPAYSELTRRLGFEYNGMVLHELYFQNMTSQASKSPQGQDSLLKALEGSFGSFETWKTDFSSVGKMRGVGWAVCNLNPENGRISNHWISLHEFGNIAGFRPILVMDVWEHAYLLDFQPSERGKYIDHFLSQVHWDVVAKRLEGRL
- a CDS encoding response regulator transcription factor, which gives rise to MSKARVLLAEDHVLVSEGLTKLLEADFTLVGTVVDGHALVKAVKKHTPDIAIIDISLPLLNGLEAARQIKKCEPQTKLIFLTMHSEEHFVHEAFKAGGVGYILKQSATAELVFAIKEVYQGRTYVSPSIAQGLVSQALNPSANSKKPPQAETPALTQRQVEILQLVAEGKSNKDIAIILNLAVKTVEFHKTRVMQVLGLKTASELTKYAISNGIISV